A window from Streptomyces sp. NBC_00271 encodes these proteins:
- a CDS encoding alpha/beta hydrolase — MVQREDVAFDADGGVTLRGWLFLPDGPGPHPAITMAHGYAGVRDHGLEPFARAFAEAGFVVLLHDHRNFGASDGLPRQDIDPWRQIADWRRAISYLESRPEVDAGRIGLWGTSYAGGHAIVLGATDRRLRAVVSQVPTISGFEQGRRRIAPEAVTKLEAAFDEDERAQARGEAPRTQAVVGDDPAVPASYRTQEAIDFYLQPVPEGVWSNEVTVRSNRLARMYEPGTWVTRVSPTPLLMVIAANDTVTLTDTGLAAFEQALEPKRLQLIPGGHFDPYTTEFDQASTGALDWFRRHLS, encoded by the coding sequence ATGGTCCAGCGCGAGGATGTCGCATTCGACGCCGACGGCGGGGTCACGCTACGCGGCTGGCTCTTCCTGCCGGACGGTCCCGGCCCCCACCCGGCGATCACCATGGCCCACGGCTACGCCGGGGTCAGGGACCACGGCCTGGAGCCCTTCGCGCGGGCCTTCGCCGAGGCGGGCTTCGTCGTCCTGCTGCACGACCACCGCAACTTCGGCGCCAGCGACGGCCTTCCCCGGCAGGACATCGACCCCTGGCGGCAGATCGCCGACTGGCGCCGCGCCATCTCCTACCTGGAGAGCCGGCCCGAGGTCGACGCCGGCCGGATCGGCCTGTGGGGTACCAGCTACGCCGGCGGCCACGCGATCGTGCTGGGCGCCACCGACCGCCGGCTGCGCGCCGTGGTCTCCCAGGTGCCCACCATCAGCGGCTTCGAGCAGGGGCGGCGCCGCATCGCGCCGGAAGCGGTCACGAAGCTGGAGGCGGCCTTCGACGAGGACGAGCGCGCCCAGGCCCGCGGCGAGGCTCCCCGGACCCAGGCCGTCGTCGGCGACGACCCGGCCGTGCCCGCCTCCTACCGCACGCAGGAAGCCATCGACTTCTACCTCCAGCCCGTACCGGAGGGTGTGTGGAGCAACGAGGTCACGGTCCGCTCCAACCGGCTGGCCCGCATGTACGAGCCCGGGACCTGGGTCACCCGGGTCTCCCCCACGCCGCTGCTCATGGTGATCGCCGCGAACGACACCGTGACCCTCACCGACACGGGGCTCGCGGCCTTCGAGCAGGCCCTGGAGCCCAAGCGACTGCAGTTGATCCCCGGCGGCCACTTCGACCCGTACACCACCGAGTTCGACCAGGCGAGCACCGGCGCCCTCGACTGGTTCCGCCGGCACCTCTCCTGA
- a CDS encoding D-2-hydroxyacid dehydrogenase family protein has product MRIAILDDYQGVALRLADWDSLHAEVRVFTEAFENEEAVVTALAEYEVVVAMRERTPFPPSTLNRLPSLKLLVTTGPVNAAIDLDAAHRLGITVCGTGYFSYPTVELTWGLILSAARLIPQQVDSVRRGGWQEGLGSSLRGATLGVLGLGRLGTAVAEIGRAFGMRTIAWSKNLTPADAQAKGTTYVSRDELFTRSDVLSIHVVLSERTRGLVGERELGLMKSTAILVNTSRGPVVDEAALLRALVEKRIGSAALDVFDREPLPADHPLRSLSNAVVTPHIGYVSRDLYEVFYRDAVEDIAAWNAGTPVRTLS; this is encoded by the coding sequence ATGAGAATCGCGATTCTGGACGACTATCAAGGCGTTGCGCTGCGCCTGGCCGACTGGGATTCGCTCCACGCCGAGGTGCGCGTCTTCACTGAAGCCTTCGAAAACGAGGAGGCGGTTGTGACGGCGCTCGCCGAGTATGAGGTAGTCGTAGCCATGCGAGAGCGGACCCCCTTTCCGCCCTCAACCCTGAATAGGTTGCCAAGTCTGAAGTTGCTCGTCACCACCGGGCCGGTCAACGCGGCAATCGATCTGGATGCCGCACACCGTTTGGGTATCACCGTGTGCGGTACGGGGTATTTCTCGTACCCGACGGTTGAGCTCACCTGGGGGCTCATTCTTTCCGCGGCACGCTTGATCCCACAACAGGTGGACTCCGTTCGTCGAGGTGGATGGCAAGAGGGGCTGGGGTCGAGCCTCAGGGGAGCCACTCTGGGAGTTCTGGGCCTCGGACGATTGGGGACTGCGGTAGCGGAGATTGGGCGCGCTTTCGGCATGCGGACCATTGCCTGGAGCAAGAACCTGACACCCGCGGACGCGCAGGCGAAAGGAACGACATACGTATCGCGAGACGAATTGTTCACACGCTCCGATGTATTGAGTATTCACGTAGTACTCAGTGAGCGCACTCGAGGCCTCGTCGGTGAGCGCGAACTGGGCCTCATGAAGTCGACGGCGATCTTGGTGAACACCTCGCGCGGGCCCGTGGTGGACGAGGCGGCGCTGCTCAGGGCGTTGGTCGAGAAGAGGATCGGGTCAGCGGCGCTGGATGTCTTCGATCGCGAACCCCTTCCGGCCGATCATCCTCTGCGTTCACTGAGCAATGCTGTGGTGACACCTCATATCGGCTACGTAAGTCGGGATCTGTACGAGGTCTTCTATCGGGACGCGGTCGAGGACATCGCCGCATGGAATGCCGGGACGCCTGTTCGCACGCTGTCTTGA
- the lpdA gene encoding dihydrolipoyl dehydrogenase, producing the protein MDTDFDVVVLGAGPGGYVAAIRAAQLGLRTAIVEGRFWGGVCLNIGCIPAKALLRNAEVAQLILHDAEKFGVRINGDVSLDYHSAYERSRVVADGRAKGVGYLMRKNKIAQFEGKGTFIDPHTMQVRLRDGEATLSFGSCVIATGATVKLLPGTTLGKRVVTFEEQILSDSLPSSLIIAGAGAIGVEFAYLLRSYGVEVTLVEYLSRIAPLEDEEVSAELTKRFKRQGIRVLTSARVESIEEAAERVRVVVRQGDEQQVLEAERVLQATGFQPRTAGYGLASAGVRLTDRGAIDVDGHCRTSRPHIYAIGDVTAKLMLAHAAEAMGVIAAESIAGVETMELDYRMVPRATFCQPQIASFGWTESEARDEGFDVRVAKFPFTANAKAHGFGDTVGFVKLVSDARYGELLGAHLIGPDVTELLPELTLAQKWDLTVTELIRNVHAHPTLSEAVQDALHGLAGHMINL; encoded by the coding sequence ATGGACACTGACTTCGATGTCGTCGTCCTGGGTGCGGGCCCCGGCGGATATGTGGCTGCCATCCGCGCCGCGCAGCTGGGGCTTCGTACGGCCATCGTGGAGGGCCGCTTCTGGGGCGGGGTGTGCCTGAACATCGGCTGCATTCCCGCCAAGGCGCTGCTGCGCAACGCCGAGGTCGCACAGTTGATCCTGCACGACGCGGAGAAGTTCGGCGTAAGGATCAACGGGGACGTGAGCCTGGACTATCACAGCGCCTACGAGCGGAGCCGGGTGGTGGCCGACGGCCGCGCCAAGGGCGTCGGCTATCTCATGCGCAAGAACAAGATCGCCCAGTTCGAGGGCAAAGGCACCTTCATCGACCCGCACACGATGCAAGTGCGCCTGCGCGACGGCGAGGCGACGCTCTCCTTCGGCTCCTGCGTCATCGCCACCGGCGCGACCGTGAAGCTGCTTCCCGGCACGACATTGGGCAAGCGCGTCGTGACGTTCGAAGAGCAGATCCTCTCCGACAGCCTTCCATCGAGCCTGATCATCGCCGGAGCAGGCGCCATCGGCGTCGAGTTCGCTTACCTGCTGCGGTCCTACGGTGTCGAGGTGACGCTGGTCGAATACCTCAGTCGGATCGCACCGCTGGAGGACGAGGAGGTGTCGGCTGAGCTCACCAAGCGGTTCAAGCGACAGGGAATCCGCGTCTTGACCTCCGCCCGCGTTGAGTCCATCGAAGAGGCCGCGGAGCGTGTCCGTGTAGTGGTCCGGCAGGGCGACGAACAACAGGTCCTGGAGGCCGAGAGGGTCCTGCAAGCCACGGGATTCCAGCCGCGTACGGCCGGTTATGGGCTGGCCTCCGCGGGGGTACGGCTGACCGACCGCGGTGCGATCGACGTGGACGGCCATTGCCGCACCAGCCGACCGCACATCTACGCCATCGGCGATGTCACCGCGAAGTTGATGCTCGCCCACGCCGCCGAGGCGATGGGTGTCATCGCCGCGGAGAGCATCGCCGGTGTGGAGACGATGGAGCTCGACTACCGGATGGTTCCCCGCGCGACCTTCTGTCAGCCCCAGATCGCCAGCTTCGGTTGGACGGAGAGCGAGGCCCGTGACGAGGGATTCGACGTCCGGGTGGCGAAGTTCCCGTTCACGGCCAACGCCAAGGCACACGGGTTCGGCGACACGGTCGGTTTCGTGAAACTGGTGAGTGACGCGCGCTACGGGGAACTGCTCGGCGCCCATCTGATCGGCCCGGACGTGACCGAGCTGCTCCCGGAGCTGACCCTCGCTCAGAAATGGGACCTCACGGTGACCGAGCTCATCAGGAACGTCCACGCACATCCGACTCTGAGTGAGGCGGTCCAGGACGCCCTCCACGGCCTCGCCGGCCACATGATCAACCTGTGA
- a CDS encoding enoyl-CoA hydratase/isomerase family protein, with translation MPHLTYSIDDGLATLVLTNPPQNRIDPQMATDLAEALEAIGHSDARAVLVRAEGPDFSFGGDIVEWPDTDIRELRTLFERYMQVFNQLERLPLPVIAAVHGLCFGGGLELALRADVIFAGETARFGHPEQTLGIVTLLGGIYRVAERAGRARAAEWALTSEQVPARVMADAGVVNRVVADDTLLAEATAFARKTAKGPTRAYAAHKALLRAWAVGGVSAADEAMFDIAMPLFETDDVNKGLASAVKAFKAKQPRPAVDFQGR, from the coding sequence ATGCCCCATCTGACCTACTCCATCGACGACGGCCTCGCCACGCTGGTCCTGACCAACCCGCCGCAGAACCGCATCGACCCGCAGATGGCCACCGACCTCGCCGAAGCGCTGGAGGCGATCGGCCACAGCGACGCCCGCGCGGTCCTGGTGCGCGCCGAGGGCCCGGACTTCAGCTTCGGCGGCGACATCGTCGAATGGCCGGATACGGACATACGCGAACTGCGGACGCTCTTCGAGCGCTACATGCAGGTCTTCAACCAGCTCGAGCGGCTCCCGCTGCCGGTGATCGCCGCCGTCCACGGGCTGTGCTTCGGCGGCGGTCTGGAACTCGCGCTCCGCGCCGACGTGATCTTCGCCGGCGAGACGGCCCGCTTCGGCCACCCCGAACAGACCCTGGGCATCGTCACCCTGCTCGGCGGGATCTACCGGGTCGCCGAGCGTGCGGGCCGGGCACGCGCCGCGGAGTGGGCGCTCACCTCAGAGCAGGTGCCCGCCAGGGTCATGGCCGACGCGGGTGTCGTCAACCGGGTCGTCGCCGACGACACCCTGCTGGCCGAGGCCACCGCCTTCGCTCGCAAGACGGCCAAGGGACCCACACGCGCCTACGCCGCACACAAGGCCCTGCTGCGCGCCTGGGCCGTCGGAGGCGTCTCCGCCGCGGACGAGGCGATGTTCGACATCGCCATGCCGCTGTTCGAAACCGACGACGTCAACAAGGGCCTCGCCTCCGCCGTCAAGGCCTTCAAGGCAAAGCAGCCCCGGCCCGCCGTCGACTTCCAGGGCCGCTGA
- a CDS encoding SDR family oxidoreductase, whose protein sequence is MEVKGSVALVTGANRGIGLAFTRALLAEGAAKVYAGVRDPESVREPGVEALRLDVTDEDQIAAAAVAASDATIVINNAGIQAGPSLLEGSLEGARRELEVNYLGTWAVSRAFAPVLAANGGGALVNMLSVASWRVNKRWPSYAASKAAEWSLTNALRVGLRQQGTLVVGVHVGFVDTDATVGLDVPKVPAAEVASQTMDAISRDVPEVLVDEVSRRVRAALSGPVELLDPEP, encoded by the coding sequence ATGGAGGTCAAAGGATCGGTCGCGCTGGTGACCGGCGCGAACAGGGGGATCGGACTGGCGTTCACCCGTGCTCTGCTCGCCGAGGGCGCAGCCAAGGTGTATGCGGGCGTCCGCGACCCCGAGAGCGTCCGGGAGCCGGGGGTCGAGGCACTGCGTCTCGATGTCACCGACGAGGACCAGATCGCGGCTGCGGCGGTGGCGGCGTCCGACGCGACCATCGTGATCAACAACGCCGGCATCCAGGCCGGGCCTAGCCTGCTGGAGGGATCTCTGGAGGGCGCGCGGCGCGAGCTGGAGGTGAACTACCTGGGCACCTGGGCGGTCTCGCGGGCCTTCGCTCCGGTGCTCGCGGCCAACGGCGGCGGAGCTCTGGTGAACATGCTGTCGGTGGCGTCGTGGCGGGTGAACAAGCGGTGGCCCAGCTATGCGGCGTCGAAGGCTGCCGAGTGGTCGCTGACCAATGCATTGCGCGTTGGTCTGCGACAGCAGGGGACGCTGGTCGTCGGGGTGCATGTGGGCTTTGTGGACACCGACGCCACCGTGGGTCTCGACGTGCCGAAGGTGCCGGCTGCGGAGGTGGCGTCGCAGACCATGGACGCGATCAGCCGCGATGTGCCCGAGGTGTTGGTCGACGAGGTCTCCCGCCGGGTGCGCGCGGCGTTGTCCGGCCCAGTGGAGCTCCTGGATCCAGAGCCGTGA